A part of Chloroflexota bacterium genomic DNA contains:
- a CDS encoding sugar ABC transporter permease, with the protein MTAKTSEQTILLQQKSSWDWPFGKALKKWVEKESGAYAFLSMYALMFIIFIVVPVLVAFFLSFTFFDTIQFPKFNGLRNYIVLLTQDEIFMRYVLPNTIKFAVIVGPGGYILSFLLAWILAQLPKAPRTVLALILYSPSMTSGVAMAVVWKTLFSGDQNGYLNSILLGMSVIQEPIQWLQSPQYLMTIMIIVTLWSSMGVGFLAMLAGILEINPELYEAGSLDGISNRFQEIIHITIPSMKPQMLFGAVMSIVATFQAGAIGVTLSGGNPTPQYAGQLIVNHIEDFGFLRYEMGYAAAVSVALLLMVLLFSRLANRLFGSED; encoded by the coding sequence ATGACGGCCAAAACAAGTGAGCAGACCATCCTCTTGCAGCAGAAGTCTTCGTGGGATTGGCCTTTCGGTAAGGCGCTAAAAAAATGGGTTGAGAAGGAAAGCGGCGCATATGCTTTTCTGTCCATGTACGCGCTGATGTTTATCATTTTTATCGTGGTGCCCGTTTTAGTGGCCTTCTTTCTGTCGTTTACCTTTTTTGACACCATTCAATTTCCCAAATTCAATGGTTTAAGAAATTACATTGTCTTGCTGACGCAGGACGAAATTTTCATGCGTTATGTGCTGCCCAACACGATCAAATTTGCGGTGATCGTCGGGCCGGGCGGTTACATCTTGTCATTTTTACTCGCCTGGATTTTGGCGCAGCTCCCGAAAGCCCCCCGCACGGTTTTGGCCTTGATCTTATATTCTCCTTCTATGACGTCAGGCGTCGCGATGGCCGTCGTGTGGAAGACTTTATTCAGTGGTGACCAAAATGGCTACTTAAATAGTATTTTGTTGGGGATGAGTGTCATACAAGAACCTATTCAATGGCTTCAGTCGCCACAGTATTTAATGACCATTATGATCATTGTCACTTTGTGGAGCAGTATGGGGGTTGGTTTTTTGGCGATGCTTGCCGGTATCTTGGAGATCAATCCCGAGCTTTATGAAGCTGGTAGCCTGGACGGGATCAGTAATCGATTCCAGGAAATCATTCATATTACGATCCCTTCCATGAAACCACAAATGTTATTCGGCGCGGTGATGTCCATTGTCGCTACTTTCCAGGCCGGCGCGATTGGTGTAACTCTTTCCGGGGGGAACCCCACGCCTCAATATGCCGGGCAGTTGATCGTCAATCACATCGAAGACTTTGGTTTCTTGCGGTATGAAATGGGATACGCTGCGGCAGTTTCGGTCGCACTGTTGCTGATGGTGCTCCTTTTTTCCAGACTTGCAAACAGATTATTTGGCAGTGAGGATTAG
- a CDS encoding extracellular solute-binding protein, with the protein MTATPFSACASLTENHNSVVAAQQSQSPDRAEHRNIIEIRADSLGLPITKHEIAGLYEKPSVFLQQNDSIRFDVLLEEEGLYTISFDMAAPESFINAPEGQLLVDGAFPSNDTQRIVFPIFYQNTRDTFPLDRYGNEALIRQERLVRWAKTALRDANFSQEYPLQFYLPKGEHNFEFKLTEESMLLGSVYIETFSTYPDYDQYVTDNQAPDSSGVLIDIEAEHPSYKNDTSIRPINNRSLEVTPYDTYQLLLNTLGGESWKRSGSAVYYEFDVPADGMYLITLRALQNTKNNFTVFRRITINDAVLFEQLNEVAFDYSSQWANMTLGGDTPYKIFLRKGVNVLGIEANNSPYHSAIEKIKKVLIDINNLSLEIKKLTGNQVDPFKEWEISEYIPDLQEQLIAIADDLREDLDVLSAINESGGSQEILTYQMAIDNILFLAQDPDKIPVRMNRFSEGSGSAAQLLGNILPTLQSQPLALDKIYVHSPDTVPPQVKVPFFTSLIEGIKRFIHSFEPDPYQSIGAGEDEIEVWVNRPRQYLDLLQTMTDESFTKDTGIKVKFSIMPDESKLVLANAASIQPDVALGVSTNVPYELAIRNALKDLRSFDDFDSYIRIYSPGSLLSYIINDSVYAIPETQDFWVTYYRQDIMNSLGIPIPHTWDEVIEILPELQRYGMNFNTPLSSGSGFKGYLMTAPYVFNQGAQLYSADGFSTGLGSEESINAMKFMAESFTIYGMPLTTSSFYDSFRYGSLPIGVSNFETYLKLLTAAPEINGLWGIDLYPATVLADGTQYRYATGSAQAGIIFANTDQPDEAWTFMKWWMSTETQVDFQQQLILNYGLEYLWNSANVEAFAYSPIPREQKDVILEQWQWLQEPVKLPGSYMQERELSNAWNKIVFDGVNPRVAIDSSIIIINREITRKMEEFGYLENGVKVKEFKIPTIETVKGWMEAGE; encoded by the coding sequence ATGACGGCGACGCCGTTTTCGGCGTGCGCCTCATTGACTGAAAACCATAATTCGGTGGTTGCTGCTCAGCAAAGTCAATCTCCTGATAGGGCTGAACACAGGAATATCATCGAGATTCGCGCCGATTCACTCGGACTGCCCATAACCAAACATGAAATCGCCGGCTTGTATGAGAAACCGAGTGTATTCCTTCAGCAAAATGACAGTATCCGTTTTGATGTTTTGCTTGAGGAAGAGGGGCTTTATACAATATCTTTTGATATGGCCGCCCCCGAGTCATTCATCAATGCGCCCGAAGGACAACTTTTGGTGGATGGGGCGTTCCCTTCGAACGATACACAGCGCATTGTGTTTCCGATTTTTTATCAAAATACCAGGGATACGTTCCCGTTGGACAGATATGGCAATGAAGCTTTAATCCGCCAAGAAAGGCTGGTTCGCTGGGCAAAAACCGCCTTGCGAGATGCGAATTTCAGCCAGGAATATCCTTTGCAATTCTATTTACCCAAAGGGGAGCATAACTTTGAGTTTAAATTAACTGAAGAATCCATGTTGTTGGGGAGTGTTTATATTGAAACATTTTCAACATATCCTGATTACGACCAATACGTAACAGACAACCAGGCCCCTGATTCTTCGGGTGTGTTGATCGACATTGAGGCCGAACACCCTTCCTATAAAAACGACACCTCGATTCGCCCGATCAATAATCGCAGCCTGGAGGTAACGCCTTATGATACCTACCAACTATTATTAAACACCCTGGGCGGTGAAAGCTGGAAACGCAGTGGAAGCGCTGTCTATTATGAATTTGACGTGCCAGCAGATGGAATGTATTTAATTACCCTGCGCGCGCTTCAGAATACCAAAAACAATTTTACTGTTTTCAGAAGAATTACTATCAATGACGCCGTTTTGTTTGAGCAGTTGAATGAGGTGGCTTTTGATTATTCTTCTCAATGGGCCAACATGACACTGGGAGGCGACACACCCTACAAGATTTTTTTGAGAAAAGGCGTGAATGTGTTGGGGATTGAAGCGAATAATTCTCCCTACCATTCGGCGATTGAAAAAATCAAAAAGGTGTTGATAGATATCAACAACCTGTCTTTGGAAATCAAAAAACTGACTGGAAACCAGGTTGATCCATTTAAAGAATGGGAAATTTCCGAATATATCCCCGATCTCCAAGAGCAACTCATCGCCATTGCGGATGATCTGCGCGAAGATTTGGATGTTTTGTCAGCCATTAATGAAAGCGGTGGGTCACAAGAAATTCTGACGTATCAAATGGCGATAGACAACATCCTGTTTTTGGCGCAGGACCCCGACAAGATTCCAGTGCGAATGAATCGTTTTTCAGAAGGTTCGGGATCAGCCGCCCAATTGCTTGGTAATATTCTGCCCACGTTGCAGAGTCAGCCTCTGGCTTTGGATAAGATCTATGTTCATTCACCGGATACCGTGCCTCCGCAGGTTAAAGTGCCGTTTTTTACTTCTTTGATTGAGGGAATCAAACGCTTTATCCACTCATTTGAACCGGATCCCTATCAATCCATTGGGGCCGGTGAAGACGAGATCGAAGTTTGGGTGAATCGTCCGCGCCAGTATCTCGACTTATTGCAAACGATGACGGATGAATCGTTTACAAAAGACACAGGCATAAAAGTAAAGTTCTCCATCATGCCAGATGAGTCAAAATTAGTGCTGGCCAATGCCGCCAGTATACAACCAGATGTCGCCCTGGGAGTCAGTACGAATGTTCCGTATGAATTAGCGATCCGTAATGCCCTAAAAGATTTGCGGTCATTTGACGACTTTGATTCTTATATTAGGATCTATTCCCCTGGCTCGCTATTAAGTTACATTATTAACGACTCCGTCTATGCCATCCCAGAAACGCAGGATTTCTGGGTCACTTATTATCGGCAAGACATTATGAATTCATTGGGGATTCCGATTCCGCATACATGGGATGAGGTGATTGAGATTTTGCCTGAACTGCAACGATACGGGATGAATTTCAACACACCCCTTTCCAGTGGCAGTGGCTTCAAAGGGTATTTAATGACCGCGCCTTATGTTTTTAATCAGGGCGCACAGCTGTATAGTGCCGATGGGTTTTCAACCGGGTTAGGCAGTGAGGAGTCCATTAACGCCATGAAGTTTATGGCCGAGAGTTTTACCATCTACGGTATGCCGCTGACGACTTCAAGTTTTTACGATAGTTTCCGATACGGCAGTTTGCCCATTGGGGTATCCAACTTTGAAACCTATCTCAAATTGTTAACCGCTGCGCCGGAAATCAATGGGTTGTGGGGGATTGACTTGTATCCGGCAACCGTCTTGGCCGATGGAACACAATACCGGTATGCGACTGGCTCGGCTCAAGCAGGGATCATATTTGCCAATACCGATCAACCCGATGAAGCGTGGACGTTTATGAAATGGTGGATGTCTACGGAGACCCAAGTAGATTTTCAACAGCAATTGATCCTAAATTACGGGTTGGAGTATTTGTGGAACTCGGCGAATGTGGAGGCATTTGCGTACTCTCCGATCCCTCGGGAGCAGAAAGACGTGATTTTGGAACAATGGCAATGGTTGCAAGAGCCGGTAAAACTCCCTGGCAGTTACATGCAGGAAAGAGAACTGAGCAATGCCTGGAACAAGATCGTTTTCGATGGGGTGAATCCTCGCGTCGCCATTGACAGTTCTATCATCATTATCAATCGTGAAATCACCCGGAAAATGGAAGAGTTCGGGTATCTCGAAAACGGGGTAAAGGTGAAAGAGTTCAAGATTCCGACGATAGAAACCGTCAAGGGGTGGATGGAGGCTGGAGAATGA
- a CDS encoding extracellular solute-binding protein, giving the protein MKTYAKLVFTVMLVASLIGCTTQPTKTAEPAATQPEATAVPATAVPATAVPPTAVPPTAAPEPITLRYANWNLGTEEENNIQRQLVKAYTDLNPHVTIEFVDMSGEGGWDAILTAYAAKGELPDVFMANNVPLYVSNGWLADLTDLTNDDADWQDVPQVLKDAFTYNDKVLGLPAAQFVMGYFVNRELYEAANLDAPEYGFSIDEFNTGITTLTDVSKGVLGLDEQEFVMGWYPSAVDSNLKWFSYDGTEMNYNSSAFKEGLAKAGEVKPYTWQGLSDEQKTNFKSAGPWELFLNQEVGLRWDASWAVPDYVQKASFDWDFIGIPGGNQALVADVIVVSKTTANLEEAYRFAKWMTFSTAAYAKEAELARAAGSAPKMPVSVNDASIELYKEFVDKPGILKALDNLNTSVIESLAKIVPGYINARWEGKPGIDVGEDKDVNMWFMFNFANDGRYKYEDYSAQLEEFANQILADAASEMNK; this is encoded by the coding sequence ATGAAAACCTACGCTAAATTAGTGTTCACTGTAATGTTAGTTGCAAGTCTTATCGGATGCACCACGCAACCCACGAAGACCGCTGAACCTGCAGCGACACAACCAGAAGCCACCGCCGTGCCGGCCACCGCCGTGCCGGCTACCGCTGTACCGCCCACCGCCGTGCCGCCTACCGCCGCGCCGGAACCGATTACGCTGAGATATGCGAACTGGAACCTGGGAACCGAAGAAGAAAATAACATTCAAAGGCAACTGGTCAAGGCATATACAGACTTAAACCCGCATGTGACGATTGAGTTTGTGGATATGTCCGGTGAAGGCGGTTGGGACGCAATTCTAACTGCTTATGCGGCTAAGGGAGAGCTGCCGGATGTCTTTATGGCTAACAATGTTCCGTTATATGTTTCCAACGGATGGCTGGCCGATTTAACAGACTTGACGAACGATGATGCGGATTGGCAGGATGTTCCCCAGGTCTTAAAAGACGCCTTTACTTACAACGACAAAGTTCTCGGTTTGCCAGCGGCCCAGTTCGTCATGGGCTATTTCGTCAATCGAGAACTGTACGAGGCTGCCAACCTGGATGCGCCAGAATATGGTTTTTCAATTGACGAGTTCAATACCGGTATAACCACCTTAACTGATGTCTCCAAGGGCGTTCTTGGCTTGGATGAACAAGAGTTCGTTATGGGGTGGTATCCGAGCGCCGTTGACAGCAACCTGAAATGGTTCAGCTATGACGGAACAGAGATGAATTACAACTCCTCCGCGTTTAAGGAAGGCCTTGCCAAGGCGGGCGAGGTGAAACCTTATACCTGGCAAGGTTTGTCGGATGAGCAGAAAACGAACTTTAAATCTGCCGGGCCTTGGGAGTTGTTCCTGAATCAAGAAGTCGGTTTGCGGTGGGATGCCTCCTGGGCAGTGCCAGACTACGTGCAAAAAGCTTCTTTTGATTGGGACTTCATCGGTATTCCTGGCGGCAATCAGGCACTAGTGGCGGATGTCATCGTGGTGTCCAAGACAACCGCTAACCTGGAAGAAGCCTATAGGTTTGCTAAGTGGATGACGTTCTCCACTGCCGCCTATGCTAAAGAAGCAGAATTAGCCCGCGCCGCGGGTTCTGCACCCAAAATGCCGGTTTCGGTCAATGATGCTTCTATAGAGCTTTATAAAGAATTCGTAGACAAGCCGGGCATCCTCAAAGCACTGGATAACCTGAACACCAGTGTGATTGAGTCTCTAGCAAAGATCGTCCCGGGCTATATCAATGCGCGCTGGGAAGGTAAACCAGGTATTGACGTCGGCGAAGATAAAGATGTTAATATGTGGTTTATGTTCAATTTCGCAAATGATGGTCGTTACAAATACGAGGACTACTCCGCGCAATTGGAAGAGTTCGCCAATCAAATCTTGGCAGATGCAGCATCTGAAATGAACAAGTAG
- a CDS encoding carbohydrate ABC transporter permease, whose amino-acid sequence MSRKKFSSRFSGIRNRGINPQGFHTSQIKFYFFLLPLVIFMLLPIIFIFSHAFKPPDELFAYPPRFFVVNPTFKNFTDLFAKLSSSGIPVSRYLFNSVVITIVTIGASILVSTAAAYALSKKRFKLKKALFAINTVALMFVPIAVTIPRFLIIEKLNLMNTFLVHILPGLALPVGLFLLKQFIDGIPDEVVEAAQIDGASDVGIYWRIILPMIKPAIATIAILTFQATWNNADISTLYINSESLKTFAFYLTTLTTTTAGANAVAGQGIAAAASLIMFLPNLIIFILLQSQVMSTMSHSGLK is encoded by the coding sequence ATGAGCCGCAAGAAGTTTAGCAGCCGATTTTCCGGCATTCGCAATCGGGGGATCAATCCTCAGGGCTTTCATACAAGCCAGATAAAGTTTTACTTTTTTCTGCTGCCTTTAGTCATTTTCATGCTGTTGCCGATCATCTTTATTTTCTCTCACGCTTTTAAACCGCCCGACGAATTGTTTGCTTACCCCCCGCGCTTTTTTGTCGTCAATCCGACCTTCAAGAACTTTACCGACTTGTTTGCGAAATTGTCGAGTTCCGGGATTCCGGTCAGCCGTTATTTATTCAACAGCGTCGTCATCACTATCGTAACGATTGGCGCTTCGATCCTGGTCTCGACGGCGGCGGCTTATGCCTTATCGAAAAAACGCTTCAAACTCAAAAAGGCTTTATTCGCCATCAATACGGTGGCTTTGATGTTCGTGCCGATTGCGGTCACGATCCCGCGTTTTTTGATCATCGAGAAACTCAACCTGATGAATACGTTCCTGGTTCACATCTTGCCGGGATTAGCTTTGCCGGTCGGGTTGTTTTTGCTCAAGCAGTTCATTGACGGGATTCCCGATGAGGTGGTCGAGGCCGCGCAGATTGACGGCGCGTCCGACGTGGGGATCTATTGGCGGATTATTTTGCCCATGATCAAACCCGCGATTGCCACTATTGCCATTTTGACGTTTCAGGCCACGTGGAATAATGCGGATATTTCAACTTTGTATATCAACAGTGAAAGCCTTAAGACCTTCGCGTTCTATCTGACGACCCTGACGACAACAACCGCAGGTGCTAATGCAGTGGCCGGCCAGGGGATTGCGGCGGCGGCTTCATTGATAATGTTTTTGCCCAACTTAATCATCTTTATATTATTACAAAGCCAGGTCATGAGCACCATGTCCCATTCGGGCCTCAAATAA